One Desulfonatronum thiosulfatophilum genomic region harbors:
- a CDS encoding discoidin domain-containing protein — protein sequence MKKRIVPTNVEADSGPEGDWMDLETAAEVEISSEDPNHPIEHALLPGNPSGWRAGQPGEQTIRIMFAEPRTIRRIWIHFEEAQVERTHEFVLRWSPDNGQTYKDIVRQQWNFSPSGMHYETENIYIDLNGVTTLELNIKPDISDGDAIASLAQMRVG from the coding sequence ATGAAGAAACGAATAGTCCCAACCAATGTGGAAGCGGACAGCGGGCCGGAGGGCGACTGGATGGACCTGGAGACAGCGGCGGAGGTGGAAATCAGCTCCGAGGATCCGAATCATCCTATCGAGCACGCCCTTTTGCCGGGAAATCCATCCGGATGGCGCGCGGGCCAACCGGGTGAACAGACCATCCGGATCATGTTTGCCGAACCCCGGACCATACGCCGGATCTGGATCCATTTCGAGGAGGCCCAGGTGGAGCGCACCCACGAATTCGTGCTGCGCTGGTCCCCGGACAACGGGCAAACCTACAAGGACATCGTCCGCCAGCAGTGGAACTTCAGTCCCAGCGGCATGCACTATGAAACCGAGAACATTTATATCGATCTCAACGGCGTGACCACCCTGGAACTGAACATCAAGCCGGACATCAGCGACGGCGATGCAATTGCCTCCCTGGCCCAGATGCGCGTGGGATGA
- a CDS encoding amidoligase family protein, protein MSRFIMPHQMHAFHGDYRHVGVEMEMGGLQLSEIARAVTDVFGGTAISRSSFEIDIENARHGSFRVELDASLLKDHEYRRYLALIGIDQDDPQTQHRIDDLLVRLAGTVVPSEVIAPPVRIAALEEMDNLRLCLHQAGAKGTRAALVYAFAVQFNVEAAELKAGYLLDILRAFVLLYESGSTQERIDISRKILPFIRAFPGDYVRAILAENYNPDMTELIRDYLRHNATRNRPLDMLPLFAHLNRDQVMAADVETHLIKPRPTFHYRLPNCRIDEPDWSLAQPWNDWVLVEHLAADKERLREHSRAYLENPLEVVAARIDDWADKVRKWIKK, encoded by the coding sequence ATGTCCCGATTCATCATGCCCCACCAAATGCACGCCTTCCATGGCGACTACCGCCACGTCGGCGTGGAAATGGAGATGGGCGGACTGCAGCTCTCGGAAATCGCCCGGGCCGTAACGGACGTCTTCGGTGGTACGGCGATCTCTAGAAGTTCGTTCGAGATCGACATCGAGAATGCACGGCACGGGTCATTTCGCGTGGAGCTCGACGCCAGCCTGCTCAAGGACCACGAGTACCGGCGCTACCTGGCCCTGATCGGCATCGATCAGGACGACCCTCAAACCCAACACCGCATCGACGATCTCCTCGTCAGGCTGGCCGGAACCGTTGTTCCCAGCGAAGTGATCGCTCCCCCTGTTCGCATCGCGGCTCTGGAGGAAATGGACAACCTGCGGCTTTGCCTGCATCAGGCCGGAGCCAAGGGCACGCGCGCGGCATTGGTCTATGCCTTTGCCGTGCAGTTCAACGTGGAGGCGGCCGAACTGAAGGCCGGTTATCTGCTGGACATTCTGCGGGCCTTTGTTCTGCTGTATGAAAGTGGGTCCACGCAAGAACGAATCGACATCTCGCGCAAGATTCTGCCCTTCATTCGCGCTTTCCCCGGAGACTACGTGCGCGCCATTCTGGCGGAGAACTACAACCCGGACATGACGGAACTGATCCGGGACTACCTGCGGCACAACGCCACGCGCAACCGACCGCTGGACATGCTTCCGCTGTTCGCCCACCTCAACCGTGACCAGGTCATGGCCGCGGATGTGGAAACCCACCTGATCAAACCCCGTCCTACGTTCCACTATCGCCTGCCCAACTGCCGGATCGACGAGCCGGACTGGTCCCTGGCCCAGCCCTGGAACGACTGGGTTCTGGTGGAGCATCTGGCCGCGGACAAGGAGCGACTGCGCGAACACAGCCGGGCATATCTTGAAAATCCCCTGGAGGTGGTTGCGGCAAGGATCGATGACTGGGCGGACAAAGTGAGGAAATGGATAAAAAAATGA
- a CDS encoding gamma-glutamyl-gamma-aminobutyrate hydrolase family protein, with amino-acid sequence MNKTRPLIGITGPDHGGLAAWWFTRLAVFRAGGHSVRITPQRPASIDRLDGLIIGGGADVAPDLYGEELLPPTEEMAVGERGWFRRALAVLAFPLMFLARRLLTTRNPGLNTERDELEQNLLRKALDRNLPVLGICRGAQLINVTAGGSLHQHLAGFYQETPNIRSLLPRKTVQVADGSRLALILKCAVCRVNALHDQAIDRLGAAVRVVASEANGVVQAVELTDKDFVIGVQWHPEYLPHHRRHQRLFRALVDKARQNPSPN; translated from the coding sequence ATGAACAAAACCCGCCCCCTGATCGGCATTACCGGCCCGGATCATGGCGGCCTGGCCGCCTGGTGGTTCACCCGCTTGGCAGTGTTTCGAGCCGGCGGGCACAGCGTGCGGATCACGCCGCAACGGCCCGCGTCCATCGACCGGCTGGACGGTCTGATTATCGGTGGAGGCGCTGACGTGGCCCCGGATCTGTATGGCGAGGAACTCCTGCCGCCCACGGAGGAAATGGCCGTGGGCGAACGGGGCTGGTTTCGCCGCGCTCTGGCCGTATTGGCCTTCCCGCTCATGTTCCTGGCCCGCCGGCTCCTAACCACCCGCAATCCTGGTTTGAACACGGAGCGTGATGAACTGGAGCAGAACCTGCTCCGAAAGGCCCTGGACCGGAACCTGCCGGTGCTGGGCATCTGTCGGGGAGCGCAACTGATCAACGTGACAGCGGGCGGGAGCCTGCATCAGCATCTGGCGGGATTCTACCAGGAAACGCCGAACATCCGCAGCCTGCTGCCGCGCAAAACCGTTCAGGTGGCAGACGGCTCCCGTCTGGCCCTGATCCTGAAATGCGCCGTTTGCCGCGTCAACGCCCTGCACGACCAGGCCATCGACCGACTTGGCGCCGCCGTGCGCGTGGTCGCTTCGGAAGCCAACGGCGTGGTTCAGGCCGTTGAACTGACCGACAAGGACTTTGTGATCGGGGTCCAGTGGCATCCGGAATACCTGCCCCACCACCGCCGCCACCAGCGCCTGTTCCGGGCCCTGGTGGATAAGGCGAGGCAAAATCCGTCTCCCAACTGA
- a CDS encoding BCCT family transporter, with protein MNATPEIPETKPRVQINPPVFFGAAGLILFFVVFAMIAPERAGTVFGSVQGWIVHAAGWFYVLSVAVFLIFVVLLALSGYGRIKLGPDHSEPGYSYLSWFAMLFSAGMGIGLMFFGVAEPVMHYMTPPVGEPATVAAAREAMKITFFHWGVHAWAIYAVIAISLAYFSYRHDLPLTIRSAFYPLIGERIHGPIGHAVDIFAILGTMFGVATSLGFGAMQVNSGLEYLFGVPNTIGVQIALITGITIIATVSVVLGLDGGIRRISELNMILAVGLLAFVLITGPTVYLLQALTQNIGAYASDIVSKTFNMYAYEPTGWIGGWTLFYWGWWIAWAPFVGMFIARVSRGRTIREFVLGVLLVPVGFTFMWMTFFGNTALHMIMVQGITELGTAVAADTTMALFEFFEHLPLSTLMSLIATILVVTFFVTSSDSGSLVIDMLASGGEEDAPVWQRIFWALSEGLVAAALLLAGGLGALQTASIAGALPFTAIMLLMCWGLLRALRLEGAKRTSLRSAVLMPQVGGKPISWQKRLAALLHNPTKNEVLEFIHNTAKPALLEVADEFLRRNITVRAEEGEDGRVWLEVLHGAEIDFFYSVRPRIYSPPAFAMRDTRKRRDEQLRFYRAEVHLSEGGQDYDLMGWTKDQIITDVVDQYEKHLHFLHTVR; from the coding sequence ATGAACGCCACACCTGAGATTCCCGAAACAAAGCCCCGAGTCCAGATCAATCCGCCGGTCTTTTTCGGTGCGGCAGGGTTGATCCTGTTCTTTGTCGTCTTCGCCATGATTGCTCCGGAACGGGCCGGGACGGTGTTCGGCAGCGTGCAAGGGTGGATCGTTCATGCCGCGGGCTGGTTCTACGTGCTCTCCGTTGCCGTCTTTCTGATCTTCGTGGTCCTTCTGGCCCTGTCCGGCTACGGACGGATCAAGCTCGGCCCGGATCACAGCGAACCGGGGTACAGCTATCTTTCATGGTTCGCCATGCTTTTTTCAGCGGGCATGGGCATCGGCCTGATGTTTTTCGGCGTTGCCGAGCCGGTGATGCATTACATGACGCCTCCAGTGGGGGAGCCGGCAACCGTGGCGGCGGCCCGGGAGGCCATGAAGATCACCTTCTTCCACTGGGGCGTTCATGCCTGGGCCATCTATGCGGTGATCGCCATTTCCCTGGCCTATTTCTCCTATCGCCACGACCTGCCCCTGACCATCCGTTCCGCGTTCTATCCTTTGATCGGCGAGCGCATCCATGGTCCCATCGGTCATGCCGTGGACATCTTCGCCATCCTGGGCACCATGTTCGGCGTGGCCACGTCCCTGGGATTCGGCGCCATGCAGGTCAATTCCGGCCTGGAATACCTGTTCGGCGTTCCCAATACCATCGGCGTGCAGATCGCCCTGATCACGGGAATAACCATTATCGCCACCGTATCCGTGGTCCTTGGACTGGACGGCGGCATTCGCCGGATTTCGGAATTGAACATGATTCTGGCCGTGGGCCTGCTGGCGTTCGTCCTGATCACCGGCCCCACGGTCTATCTGCTTCAGGCCCTGACCCAGAACATCGGGGCCTATGCCTCGGACATCGTCTCCAAGACGTTCAACATGTACGCCTACGAACCCACGGGCTGGATCGGCGGCTGGACCCTGTTCTACTGGGGATGGTGGATCGCCTGGGCGCCGTTCGTGGGCATGTTCATCGCCCGGGTCTCCCGGGGCCGGACCATCCGGGAATTCGTGCTGGGCGTACTGCTGGTGCCGGTGGGGTTCACTTTCATGTGGATGACGTTTTTCGGAAACACGGCCCTGCACATGATCATGGTCCAGGGCATCACCGAACTGGGCACAGCCGTGGCCGCAGACACGACCATGGCCCTGTTCGAGTTTTTCGAGCACCTGCCGCTGTCCACCCTGATGTCCCTGATCGCAACGATCCTGGTGGTCACGTTCTTCGTGACCTCGTCGGACTCCGGTTCCCTGGTCATCGACATGCTCGCCTCGGGCGGGGAAGAGGACGCTCCGGTCTGGCAGCGCATCTTCTGGGCACTGAGCGAAGGCCTTGTGGCCGCGGCCTTGCTGCTGGCAGGCGGACTGGGCGCGTTGCAGACCGCTTCCATTGCCGGCGCCCTGCCGTTCACGGCGATCATGCTCTTGATGTGCTGGGGATTGTTGCGGGCCTTGCGTCTTGAGGGAGCCAAACGGACCAGCCTGCGCAGCGCCGTGCTGATGCCCCAGGTCGGCGGCAAGCCCATATCCTGGCAGAAGCGTCTGGCCGCGTTGCTGCACAATCCCACCAAGAACGAGGTTCTGGAATTCATTCATAATACGGCCAAGCCGGCGCTTCTGGAGGTTGCGGACGAATTTCTGCGACGCAATATCACGGTCCGGGCGGAGGAGGGCGAGGACGGCCGAGTCTGGCTGGAGGTGCTCCATGGAGCCGAGATCGATTTCTTCTACTCCGTTCGGCCTCGAATCTACAGCCCGCCGGCGTTCGCCATGCGCGACACCAGGAAACGCCGCGACGAGCAGCTGCGATTCTATCGGGCGGAAGTGCACCTCAGCGAGGGCGGGCAGGACTACGACCTGATGGGCTGGACCAAGGACCAGATCATCACGGATGTGGTGGACCAGTACGAGAAGCACCTGCATTTTCTGCATACGGTGCGGTAG
- a CDS encoding DUF21 domain-containing protein, translated as MTLLTWIGILACLTQSAMLSGLNLAFFSVSKLHLEMEAFRNNPHARRILALRRDSNLLLVTILWANVGVNVLLALLSNSVLAGVAAFLFSTVLITICGEIMPQAYFSRNALKMGSLLAPVIRLYQIVLYPVAKPTALILDRWLGPEGIGFFREQDLRELIKMHMNSASTEIDKVEGKGSLNFLALDDLPVAAEGEVVDPRSILTMKFEGEMPVFPRIKPSRSDPFLKLLQSSKKTWVILVDLEGEPRLAVDASGFLREAFFNPRQFNPLVHCHRPIIVRDPMTSLGSVIPRLKVHAERPDDDVVDRDIILYWGEEKHVITGSDILGRLLRGIVRREEAVVSDRTTSAKEESR; from the coding sequence ATGACTCTTCTGACCTGGATCGGGATTCTTGCCTGTCTGACGCAATCCGCCATGCTTTCCGGCCTGAATTTGGCCTTTTTTTCGGTGAGCAAGCTGCACCTGGAGATGGAGGCTTTCCGGAACAACCCCCATGCCCGACGGATTCTGGCTCTGCGCCGGGATTCCAACCTCCTGCTGGTGACCATCCTGTGGGCCAACGTGGGAGTGAACGTGCTTCTGGCTCTGCTCTCCAACTCCGTGCTCGCCGGGGTGGCTGCATTCCTGTTCTCCACGGTGCTGATCACCATCTGCGGAGAAATCATGCCCCAGGCGTATTTTTCGCGAAACGCCCTGAAGATGGGTTCCTTGCTGGCACCGGTGATTCGGCTGTACCAGATCGTCCTGTATCCCGTGGCCAAACCCACGGCATTGATCCTGGACAGGTGGCTGGGGCCGGAGGGCATCGGCTTTTTTCGGGAACAGGACCTGCGGGAACTGATCAAGATGCACATGAACTCCGCTTCCACGGAGATCGACAAGGTTGAAGGCAAGGGCAGTTTGAACTTCCTGGCCCTGGACGATCTGCCCGTGGCCGCCGAAGGGGAGGTGGTGGACCCGCGCAGCATCCTGACCATGAAGTTCGAGGGCGAGATGCCGGTTTTTCCGCGGATCAAGCCTTCCAGGTCCGATCCCTTCCTGAAACTGCTTCAGAGTTCGAAAAAGACCTGGGTCATCCTTGTGGATCTGGAAGGCGAACCCCGGCTGGCTGTGGATGCGAGCGGTTTCCTGCGGGAAGCCTTTTTCAATCCGCGCCAGTTCAATCCCCTGGTCCACTGCCATCGGCCCATCATCGTGCGCGACCCCATGACCAGCCTGGGTTCGGTCATCCCCAGGCTGAAGGTTCATGCCGAACGTCCGGACGACGACGTGGTGGACAGGGACATCATTCTCTATTGGGGGGAGGAAAAGCACGTCATCACCGGTTCGGACATCCTGGGCAGGCTGCTGCGCGGCATCGTCCGCAGGGAGGAAGCGGTGGTTTCGGACCGGACGACGTCAGCCAAGGAGGAAAGCCGATGA
- a CDS encoding HicB family protein, whose amino-acid sequence MELSAVLTPAPEGGYVAVNPETGTTTQGETVEEALNNLREATELYLEEFPLSVSGRSLLTTFQVSAHA is encoded by the coding sequence ATGGAACTATCAGCCGTACTGACCCCCGCTCCCGAAGGTGGTTATGTGGCCGTGAACCCGGAAACCGGCACGACAACGCAAGGTGAAACCGTTGAGGAAGCACTGAATAATCTTCGAGAGGCAACAGAGCTTTACCTCGAAGAGTTTCCACTTTCCGTGAGCGGACGTTCCCTGTTGACGACATTCCAGGTATCAGCTCATGCCTAA